The following coding sequences are from one Gossypium hirsutum isolate 1008001.06 chromosome A12, Gossypium_hirsutum_v2.1, whole genome shotgun sequence window:
- the LOC107923407 gene encoding NDR1/HIN1-like protein 12 gives MSDQDQPPPPPPPPTNGEGKPPPIPSPPPPPQGGAGRSCCLCIFIFLLLAGAAVLTVWLIYRPHKPRFVVVGAAIYELNATSQPFISTSMQFTIVMRNPNKRVSIYYDKLQAYVSYRNQQITPPLDLPPLYHATKTTVALSPVLGSGMVPASAEVVNGLMIDETYGVVALRVVLLGKLRWKAGAIKTVKYGFYVRCDVWVGLKKGGVGPVPLLGAPPCKVDI, from the coding sequence ATGAGTGACCAAGACCAAcctcctcctcctccaccaccaccCACTAATGGCGAAGGCAAACCTCCTCCTATACCCagcccaccaccaccaccacaagGTGGTGCAGGCCGTTCTTGTTGCTTATGCATTTTCATCTTCCTCCTCTTAGCAGGAGCCGCAGTACTCACCGTCTGGCTCATCTACCGTCCCCACAAACCCCGTTTCGTCGTCGTCGGCGCCGCTATATACGAACTCAACGCCACTTCCCAACCCTTCATTTCAACTTCTATGCAGTTCACCATCGTGATGAGAAACCCCAACAAGAGAGTCTCTATCTATTACGACAAGTTACAAGCTTATGTTTCGTATAGGAACCAACAGATCACTccccctttggacttacccccgCTGTACCACGCGACGAAAACAACAGTGGCGTTATCCCCCGTACTCGGTAGCGGCATGGTGCCGGCGTCGGCGGAGGTGGTGAATGGACTGATGATAGACGAGACTTACGGAGTGGTGGCGTTGAGGGTAGTGTTGTTGGGGAAACTGAGATGGAAAGCTGGTGCTATCAAGACAGTCAAGTATGGGTTTTACGTACGATGTGATGTTTGGGTCGGGTTGAAAAAGGGTGGTGTTGGACCCGTCCCTTTGCTTGGAGCTCCGCCATGTAAAGTCGATATATGA
- the LOC107938557 gene encoding brassinosteroid-responsive RING protein 1 — protein sequence MIQIFNSIDFSELLIITPLVYLLTDLKFTMMAIDFIFYRLQKLNQLFQDHDRDYADIDDNNDELRPLPSQVPVPFMAHVVSNLIKAKLPVVEFSRWRLRGDIDDPLVDCAICLACVEGSDEIRELGNCSHLYHRECIDGWVDQGHETCPLCWLKLLPCEAAAAADEGGEVKGVYDPWRLERMAYLFGEDY from the coding sequence atgattcaaattttcaattccaTTGATTTTTCAGAGCTTCTGATTATAACACCTCTGGTTTACCTCTTAACTGACCTTAAATTCACCATGATGgcaatagattttattttttatcgaCTCCAAAAACTCAACCAGCTTTTTCAAGACCACGACCGAGACTATGCCGATATCGATGACAACAATGATGAATTACGACCGTTACCGTCTCAGGTTCCGGTGCCGTTCATGGCCCATGTAGTGTCGAATTTGATAAAGGCTAAGCTCCCTGTCGTCGAATTCAGCAGGTGGAGATTACGAGGCGATATCGACGATCCGTTAGTTGATTGTGCGATATGCTTGGCATGCGTAGAGGGGAGTGATGAAATAAGGGAGCTGGGCAATTGCAGTCACTTATATCATAGAGAGTGTATTGATGGGTGGGTCGATCAGGGTCATGAGACATGTCCTTTGTGCTGGCTTAAGCTACTGCCATGCgaagctgctgctgctgctgatgAAGGTGGGGAAGTAAAGGGTGTATATGATCCATGGAGGTTGGAAAGAATGGCCTATCTGTTTGGTGAAGATTATtaa